The region TCATGGCGACATACATATATATCCTGAAATCTAATCGAGGCgacggagggggggaggaaggagcatTGCAGGCGAAAGTATTCACCACTGAATTTTGGCGCTGTGAAGAGGGTTTTATTCTGTCTATCATATCTTGTTACGGATCGCAAAGCGGAATGGATGCATGGCAGGCACCAAAACAGAACTTGACCTTGTTTATCAGAGAGAGACTATTTTACAACTACACTACAGCTTGGTCCTTGCGGACTGGTAGCATTTCTACATCATTGGCATGGAATACTggagtcttttttttcttctttttccttttatacCGCATCGTTATCATGACACCGTAACtgaaggagggaggaaaaTGTGACAACAtccttttttgttttttctttgtttaaTTTTGGCTGCAACAGGGAATATGTGGAAGGATTATGGGATATACCATGTATAACGTCTTTTGATACCTTACTTGAAGATGATTTTTCAGGGTTGTCGATCTCTGGCCCCATCGCTGCTACCACCATCCGGAACACCGATCTAATCTGATGGGATTTGGAGAAAGaaatagagagagagagagagagagagggagagagggagagggcatGAATCTCAAATACCCACATCCACGTttcaaacaaaacaacacaTACAACGTGGACCCAGCACCCTTCTTCCCCTACCCGACCAACCTCCTGAATACTACACTGAACTGCTCTTTGACCTGACGACACCGCctctgttttttttttctttttttggtcgCGCAAACGCACGCACGCACGCAGCATGTACAATAGGTAGTAGTAGTAGCATAAAGATGAGTGATGAAGccaaaaaggggggaagggtctCCACACAGATACATCAATGTTACACCGTATCTGGCGAACCAACAACAGGAACGGCCACGCATTTCGCTCAAGTGCCGCAGCAAGGCATTgcatttttattttcttgtGATGCATGAACAGAGAGAGGCtttgttcttttcttgtccTTCCATTTCTAGAAGGGTTCGATTGACCACGTGTGCATGTTGTTGGGCCGGCAGGGCGggtgcggcggcggcggcggcggcggcgtgcGTACatgtgtgcgtgtgtgcgTGCGTGGGTGCGTGGGTGCGTGCGTGGGTGCGTGGGTgcgtgggggagggagggagggaagcCCTATCGGCTttggccgaggaggggggaattATGTGAGAATGGGAATCTACCTAGTCATGTTTTCGTTTTGTGTTTGGAGGTACGTGTGTTTCAAGggacggggggagggggaaagcgGTTGGGGTTGAACGTTGGGTGGAAAGGtgagggaaagaaagggCCGAATACAAAAGTCAGAGAGGTGTTTGGTCTCGGTGAGTAACGGGGGTGAGGTCAGGTCTGTCAACATTGGTGAACCTTCTTGTGGCACACCGGGTGAGTGGAGGCATGCTTTTCTCGTGTCTGTAAAACAAGGGTGGGTAAGGTATGACTTGGACGCTCActcagaagaggaaggaacATGGTGTAATAGCTTCATGGTCAATGCCTTGTTGGTTGACCAAAGTCATCAAAGTTGGTCTGACAGAGACCCTGACCCACGTGTTGGGTAGCCGAAATAAGAACCCTTCCATTTGTCCTTCTGGGCAGAGTAGCAGtaggtggtgttgagatggGTGATTTGAGCTTGAGCACGGCTAAGCATGATATAAAAGTTCACTTTCCGGCAAGCACGCACTTTATGCTGATATCTTGCCTTCTGTTGTCCACGAGCCTTTTCTAACTCCGCCACAGGGAAGAGGGCTCACGTATAAAGTAAAAGCAAAAACATGACGGAAAAAACTGCCTGACGCGTGTTCAAATACTGCAGAAAGCATTCGTGTTCCCTTTCGAGCGGTTGAGCCCGACTCCTAGTTGTTTGCTGGCACTGCCTATGCCTGTCTTTTGTTGGTAGAAGATGTCAATGGCTCTCTGCAACACCATTATCTTCCAAAAAGAATTACAAGGCAGACTTTGTGATATGAtcaggtacctacctaggctGCCCGTTGGTTGTGTGGTTGACTGTGGACTTCCATTGGTCAACTGTTGTGAAAGACAAATATGAGAAAACAGAAAGACTTTAGTACCGTGGAACAACGACACTTGGGATATATGGGAGTTAACTCCTGGAATCTCCGTATGACTTGGATTGAGATATGGCTGACTGTGTGATACCAACACGAGACCTGCTTCTCGGCTGATTCAGGTGTCGTTCTACACTGAGTCTGGGATGGATCTTTTAATGAGCCGTCTGCTCTCACACCTCAACTCAAGCTTGGAGAGGGATCCCCAGTAGGGGATTAATTCTgttataaataaaagctcCCTATTGAAAGACCGCTGTTTTGATAGTCAAGCTATCAATACTCGAAAGAGAGAACCAAAATGGCATGGCAGATGCCAGGCACGAAGAACAGAACAACCTCCAGTAGCATCTCAAGCCCTTTGCCCTACTGCTGCCCCGAAATATCAAAAATGCCCTCTAAAGCTGTGGGTAACCATACCAAGTAACCATCGCTAAGGCTAAAGTCCAGCCGCCTGTCCATTTCCAGCCTCGGTCCCAACTCCGAACTCCTCTgttaccctcctccttgctaTCCCCAGCCGGCGGAGTCAACTCCTACTTGCTTCCAGCAACCGCACCCATCGCCGCAACCAGCGCGTCCATCGCGCTGCTGTGTGTTTTCGCCGTCGGGCCAATCCCCGCTTCCGGCTTGCCCACCCAAGATAGCCCTAATCGATTTGTCTTTGGGTCCCGGCCCTTGGCCCAGATCGAATCCGCGTTCTTCTTGATTGTCATCGCGAATTTCTCATTGGGAACAGCCTTGTATAGGTAGTGCAGGTTCCGAATAAAGATACCCTTGAACTGCGgcccatcctcaccacagTCCGCTCGTATGTCGCAGTGGTCGGCTTCATGAAGGATGCCGTCTTCATCTTGTAGACTGGCGATGGCCGCTTCGGCAATGTCGACCGCTGGCGAGAGATACGAGTCGTTGCCCGCGGCTTTGCTGAGCTCGACCAGACCACCCAGGATGACCCCCTGATTGTAGGACCAGGTAGtctcgttgttgttgaggcaggtggtgctgttgaggCCGTCGTTGATCAGGTTGTCCTTGTTGATCAACCCACTCTTCTTAAACCATACCCACTGTTCTCTTGCGATCTGAAGGTAATGGTCTTTGGAACCCTGCACCCGGTTGGCGAGACTGGCAGCCACGGTAAGGTAGAGCTCGTTGGCGATAGCGGCCTTGTACCTCATCGTCTTGTTCCACAAGATACCGCCGCCACACACGTTGTCGGCGCCGGTTCTCATATCATCAAAAATGCTTTCCGCCATACTGAGGTATTCGATCTTCTTCGTTAGGTCGTACGATCTGATCCAAGCCAatgcccaccacccctcgTCATCGTAAAATGTGTTGATAAACTTAGGGTAACCGCTCTCCGTCGTCCGCGTGTGCTTTCTGGATGAGGCCATCTGTTCGTCTGCTCTGTGTCGTTTTCCGATCTGCACGTTCTCCTTCTGAGCATTCACAAACGTAGTGGCAGCAATATCGGTAACATTGACATGCTGATTTGGACCCTCAAGCAGAGCCCAGTCTGTCAAAACTGTAAGAATGTTTGCGTTCTGCCACCAACCCCCTGTGCTCCACCCCCCCGTTTGCGGTTTAAACCAGTCTTGAAGAACCTTGGCTGCGAGTTCAGCATTTTCGGCGTAGGGCGCGTCATTTGCAGCGTGGCCGAGCCGGTGAATGGACATATAAAAGAGAGCTCGAGCAGCCAATCTGCCCCATGTGGTGGAAACCATGTTGATAGCTGTTAAACAAGTAAATCCAGGAATGGTGATCTAGTTTCTGAGTCGTTTGTCAAGGGGAGGGTATGCAAGAAAATATATACTCGCCACGGTAGCCAAAGTTGTAAAATGATGTACCAGAAGCTCGAAGTTTGATCGAAGACGGAAGACCCTGTGATCGCGAGGGTTGCATCTCCCCGTTTGGGAATCCTGGGCCATGCTACCTGCCAACATGTTGTCCAACTTCAGCACGCATCTTCGGGCGTTCTTGATCATCCGAAACAGGAAGATGCAGTGGAAAGCATAGGTATGTGGTCTGTTCCAACAGGCTAGCGCGTCCCTGTGCGGCATCTGGCGGCAAGGCCATACCATGTAGAAGCGGCAGTGACAGATGAACAATGACTGGGCTGTTTCCAGGCACGGTTGCGCATGAGGAATGCACGTGAGTGCGAAGATATGCGAAGCGGATGTGTCAAGCGCTCGCTTCTCAAGAGCGCCGGCGGCCGTCACCCATGCGGCCGCGGTATGCAAAGTAGTGATAGGAAGACGACCGAGTGGGTTCAGGTGTACGAGCTGTTGTGGTTCTAGAGAACATTAGCAAACATATGATGaagcatcaccaacaagcgGGCACGACTGATCCAAGATGATCTAGCAGACAGATACTCGTGCCGGCTTGTCGTCAGAAGATGCATGTCAGCGGCGCTGTTGTTGAACACACATCACTCATTCGGCAGCTGGTTTCCTTGCCGCATCCTATCAGCAGCACGAGGCTTGGTTGTGCAATGGCGGTACAAAACAGCCACTCCACGTGAGCCTCAAACCCAAGATGTCTTGGTACTCTTCTTCGGACGTGACAAAACATGTGTAAATCCGGGGAGCGGTATCCTTGATGAATCAAATATCGAGATAGCCTTGCGGTTCTTAAAACTTATTGGCAGATTCTATTCGGCCTTGCCACCAGAGACGCCGGGCTGTACGACCAGACAGAGAGTACGGCATACCGCGCGGGCACGAGAGGAATTGGCGGAGCTCCGAACATGATGAGAACCGGAGTTGTGTCTTCGTCGATGAAGAGATTGTCGTCTTTGTCGTCATCATTACTTACCTGATCTGTCAGCGTTCAGGGCAACTGGCTGGTAGGTACAACTGGGTTGGAAGTTCGAGATTCTTGAAGGTTGGAGAACAAACATGTCGTGCCGCCACAGCAGAAGTGATGAAGTCATCTTGCCAGTTCTGAAAGGATTGTGTTCAAAAGGAATGAAGTCGCCGGACGTCAGGTCTTCCCTGTTCTCCATGACGGCAGCGCGGGTCTTGCCGGTTTAATGTGGGGTATTTTGCGGGGAACCCCTGGTAGGGCTGAGCGACTGCCGAACAATGGATTCTTAGCTTGTTGAATGCCCCAAGTTTTATCAATCCGTAGAAGAAGTCAATGACATCGAAAAAGCTAGCACTGAATACAAAGTGCAAAGATAAATATCTGTTTCCTTGTCTGATATCATTCTCCAAAAGCTCGATAGCTCTTGCGGAAAGCCGAGCTACCCCATGCCTGCTTACCCCGCAGTATCCCCAATTCCCCAAAGGCACAGTGAGTAGAAGGCTTCCCACAGAAATGAAATCAACCTCTTTCCTTTTGCTTACAGAGATTATCTAAATATTCTTGAACACTTATGGCTGACCTCCCCGATTGTATCTCCAACACCTGATTATGCCAATGGAGTGCAGGCAGTACGAATCAAAACGAGGCATCGGTCCTGCGATAGAGAATCTGATTTCTGGACACACTAGCCCACTCAGCACATGATGCCAAACAGGCGTTTGTCATGGGCGTGAGCACCTCTGTGGACTTTGGGTCCCTCATTCATTTTCGGGCAGCCTCCGTTGGTTCATCCGATATTTCTCGCAATATGCGGTGAGCGGATCACATTACCAAGTGCATGGTGATATGTTGACAGATAAGCAGGGCCGACGATATCTCTTCACAGCCGCATGACCAGCAGTGACCCCACGAGCCGCAGCGGACCATGTGCGATATCCCGCCGCTTTATGTATATGTATATTCTCAACCGTACATGAGCTATATGCATCCCAGACAGGGCAATGGCGCCTTGACAGAGCAGCCCGCCAATGCAACATGTGCCTTGGTGGGTCAGGGATGTCAAAGCTGCCCTGGTCGTCACATTATTGAAGTTCGACGAGGGTATTGCCAGAAGCAGTAACCCATCAAGTCTTGGGGCGGATATGCCCGAGATACCCCACGAACTCGAACTTGGACAGCATAATAATAACCGTCTGAATTTGCTCGAGTTTAAGGTCACCGGCGTCGGCCACCCACCCCTGTTGGTCTTGGCGTGACCCGGCCACGCAGGCTTCCTGACAACAAGCATGAAGGACCGAGATTTCAGGCGCAGGTCTTCCTGGGCACCCGGGCACTGCGTTGTCGAGGGTCACTAGGCAGTCATCACACCGTCAGAGTGCCGTCGACATTCATCAAACGCACGAAAGGTCTAATCACATGGGTCGGTGAAGCGAAGGGACACTTGGCTCTGCGGAACTTCCTCCGGTGTCTCTTGCCAATCGATGGGCACCATCCGGAGGACCAATCGGCCCGGGCACGGCGCGGCAGGTCCGGGAGGATCGGGGTTAGCTCCTGCACTTAATCTGCAtttttgatggtggtgccggcgCCGTTGTGTTGTTATACATGGACGCTAACAGCTTGGCTTGTCACATGCCGCCCTGCTAGTGTAGTTTCAGATGGTCTCCAGCTCAGACTAAAAGCCGCCGAAGGCTAGCGTTGCGGGAGATCGATGTCTGGATGATCGCTTGGATGGATTCAACGGCCCGCACACAGTTATCGAGAACAACTGCCGAAGTTGAAGACTCCATGATTAAATACAGAACCGAGAGGCTTGTGGTTTGACAGGGCCGGTCAAAAGACCTTCCGACTGAATAGTTTACCATGAGCTCATATGCCACATATCACGTCCTTTGTGAACAAACTTCTTATGCTCTTTCACCCGACTGAAGCGGTGAGAAGACCTCTTGGATGCAAGCCACTTCTTGTCATTGGACACACATCGATCTTTCTTTTTCGCCGACCTTCCCTCGGTTACCTGTGGGGTGATTGGAGCGCAGAACTTGACAGCCTTCCGAGCTCTCTGGACCCAAGAACAAGCAAAGTTACGCATGCATCTTAACCATGTATCCTGGTGCCAAAGCCCCGTTCATCCCAAGTTGCTTGATTCGGATAGCGGGaaaggttgggggggggcgcactcctccccagcaccaGAAG is a window of Podospora pseudopauciseta strain CBS 411.78 chromosome 1, whole genome shotgun sequence DNA encoding:
- a CDS encoding hypothetical protein (EggNog:ENOG503NXCJ; CAZy:GH76; COG:G), which encodes MVSTTWGRLAARALFYMSIHRLGHAANDAPYAENAELAAKVLQDWFKPQTGGWSTGGWWQNANILTVLTDWALLEGPNQHVNVTDIAATTFVNAQKENVQIGKRHRADEQMASSRKHTRTTESGYPKFINTFYDDEGWWALAWIRSYDLTKKIEYLSMAESIFDDMRTGADNVCGGGILWNKTMRYKAAIANELYLTVAASLANRVQGSKDHYLQIAREQWVWFKKSGLINKDNLINDGLNSTTCLNNNETTWSYNQGVILGGLVELSKAAGNDSYLSPAVDIAEAAIASLQDEDGILHEADHCDIRADCGEDGPQFKGIFIRNLHYLYKAVPNEKFAMTIKKNADSIWAKGRDPKTNRLGLSWVGKPEAGIGPTAKTHSSAMDALVAAMGAVAGSK